In Palaemon carinicauda isolate YSFRI2023 chromosome 21, ASM3689809v2, whole genome shotgun sequence, the following proteins share a genomic window:
- the LOC137615104 gene encoding splicing factor 3A subunit 2-like — translation MPVSVTGQRLLSEHKYATEDNANVLIYRGLSRRRNPGLNGQKIYRGSGNELTERAPPSPLSPPILQLGVHPFLSAVPLYSPTGGAPLPLAVPLYPPTGGAPLPIPNWGRTPPYPPTGGAPLHIPQLGAYPCLSSVPLYPPTGGAPLPIPQLGVHPCLSSVPPYTPTGGAPLPLLCPSLFPNWGRTPPYLPTEGAPLPLLCPSLSPNWGRTPPSPLSLSIPSTEGASLRTSLPP, via the coding sequence ATGCCAGTCTCCGTGACAGGTCAGCGTTTATTGAGCGAACATAAATATGCCACGGAAGACAATGCAAATGTTCTCATATATCGCGGTTTATCGCGAAGAAGAAACCCTGGACTAAACGGGCAAAAGATTTACCGTGGATCCGGCAATGAGCTTACGGAGCGAGCCCCTCCCTCTCCTCTGTCCCCCCCCATCCTCCAACTGGGGGTGCACCCCTTCCTCTCCGCAGTCCCTCTCTATTCCCCAACTGGGGGTGCACCCCTCCCTCTCGCTGTCCCTCTCTATCCCCCAACTGGGGGCGCACCCCTCCCTATCCCCAACTGGGGGCGCACCCCTCCCTATCCCCCAACTGGGGGCGCACCCCTCCATATCCCCCAACTGGGGGCGTACCCCTGCCTCTCCTCTGTCCCTCTCTATCCCCCAACTGGGGGCGCACCCCTCCCTATTCCCCAACTGGGGGTGCACCCCTGCCTCTCCTCTGTCCCTCCCTATACCCCAACTGGGGGCGCACCCCTGCCTCTCCTCTGTCCCTCCCTATTCCCCAATTGGGGGCGCACCCCTCCCTATCTCCCAACTGAGGGCGCACCCCTCCCTCTCCTCTGTCCCTCCCTATCCCCCAACTGGGGGCGCACCCCTCCCTCTCCTCTGTCCCTCTCTATCCCCTCAACTGAGGGCGCATCCCTTAGAACATCCCTCCCCCCTTAA